ATAACTTCGCTGTAACCGAGCCTGATGGAGATAGTTTAGTTTATAGTTTTGTAAACCCACTTCAAGGAGCTGGTAACCCTGTAACATTCAACAATCCCTATACTTTTAATCAACCAATTACGGGTATCACATTAAACTCTTCTACCGGTCAATTAACTTTCACTCCTACAATTCAAGGTAATTTTGTCATTGCCGTTCAGGTATGTGAATATGAATATGGCACCGGAATTCTAAAAGGTTGTGTAACACGTGATATCCAATTCGTTGTGATTCCTTGTTCAAATCAGCAACCATTGGCCCCACCAAATGGTATCTCTAACTTCCAGGGTACTGGTCTGTTAATTGGTCCAGACTCTGTTGAAGTGTGTGTAGGGAATACTTTTACGTTTGATTTGGTTTTTACCGATCCAGATACAGGAGATACCGTTACTTTATTCTCTAATATCTCTACAGTTCTGCCTGGTGCTACCGTTACTACCACTCCGGGTAATCCCGCAACAATGACCGTTTCCTGGATAGCACAACCTGGAACCCCTCCTTTTAATTCATTTACAGTCACAGGTATTGATGACGCTTGTCAGACACCTGGAATTGTTACAGAATCTTACAATGTAATTGTAACACCTTCAACCTATGCCGGTCCTGATGTCACTATTTGTCAGGGTACACAATGGGCTCAAATGGGTGTTGTCGGTGGTACTTCTTTTACCTGGACGGTTCTTTCCGGTTCTCCGATCGATACTGTCCCAACCTCTTCAGGGTATAATGCGACTTGCCAAAACTGTCAATTCCCGTCTTTCTCTCCAAATGTGACTACTACTTATATCGTGACTTCCAATTTATCAAGTACATGTTCCAACATAGATACTGTTGTGGTAAATGTGGCTCCTAACTTCAACTTAACAATGCCAAATGATACGCTTATCTGTTCTGTTGATGATTATCCACTTCAAATCTCTACGGATCAACCTTCTTTCTCTTACACTTATAAATGGTCGCCTTCCAGTTCTCTGGATTATGATACTGTAATGGTTCCTTTGGCGAACCCTTCTGATCCTACTAACTACACTGTAACCGTAACTTCTGCTGGTGGATGTAAAAAAACAGGTTCTGTATTTATTGATCTTTCACCTCCTTTCCCAGACAACATGCAAGTTACTGGGGATACCGTTCTTTGTGTAGGACAAACTACACAGTTGGGTATTGATTATGGGCCTATTCCAGCCGGAAACTGCGGTCCTACAACACAAGGTTGTTTAGGGGTTGTACAAAATGGAGATATCGGTACGGGTACTACGACCAATACTGGTAATACCTTCCCTTCTATCTATGGAGGCTCTCGTTGGGGGGCTAAACATCAAATCATTTATCAACCTGCTGATCTAATCAGCATGGGACTTGCTGCTGGAGGTATGTTAAACTCTATCGCTTTCTTTGTTAACACTGTGGGTACTCCTACTGTATATGACAACTTCGAAATCAAAATGGGTTGTACTTCTGAAATGGACCTTTCTAATGGTTGGATTTCTCCTGGTAACATGACTGTTGTGGTTCCAGCCAACTTGTACACTGCTGTGGCGGGTTGGAATGTTCACAACTTCAATACTGCTTATAAATGGGATGGTACTTCCAGTCTCGTTTTTGAAATCTGTTTCAACAACGTTGGTAATGCAGCTAATGGGAATAGCATCATGCCTTATACTCCTACGGGATATCAATCTGTGATTTACCAATTTGCAAACAATCAATCTGTTTGCCAGACTTATAGTCCTGTGGGAACATTTGGCGGAGCAACTTTAACCAATCAACGTCCTAATACCAGATTTAACTTCTGTGCTGGGGTTGATCCTGCTGCTTTGACATATTCATGGTCTCCTGCTGCTGGTTTAAGCAGTACTAATATCCCGGATCCTATCGCTGGGCCGCCAAATTCAATAACATACCAGGTGGTGGTTTCAGACACTTTCGGTGGATGTTCAGATACTTTGACTCATTTTATTGATATGGTAACTCAATTTGATGCTGGGTTTACTTTCAATGATCCTTATTGTGTAAGTGCTGATCCTGATTCTGCTACCGTAAACGTTGGTGGGGGATACTTCACTGGTACCGGTGTAGACTCTAGTGGACTCTTCGACCCTGCTCTTGCTGGTGTGGGTGTATTCCCAATCACTTATCATTTAACTACTCCGGCTCTTTGTGCCAATGATTCTACGATCAATGTTCAGGTTATCCCACTTCCGGATGCTTCCATTACTTATAATGAAGTGTGTGTCGGAGGGACTCCTATCACTCTAACTGCCGCTACTGCTGGTGGAGTATGGTCAGGTGCTGCAATTACAGATACTACTAATGGTGTCTTCGATCCTGTTGGACTTTCTGCCGGTACTTATAATGTCGCTTATACTTTATATACTCCATGTCTAAGTTCTGACACTATGGGTATCAAAGTTATCGAACCTTATAACTTCACTTTCAACCAAAATCAGGTGAATGTTTGTCAGGATGATACCATACATGTAACTAATAACTATACACTTTCTAACAATCCTCTGCAAGGTGCTGGGCCGGTGAAAGCCATCTGGAGCGATCCTACTGGTCGTATCGACTCTAATGGTGTTTTCGATGCCGATGGTGCTACTCCGGGTGATTATATCGTTACACTTTCTGTTACCGGTCTTGATGGTACTTGTGGTACTTCGAAAACCATGACCATTAAAGTCCTACAAAAAGATTATCCACAGTTCCCGAACGGGCTTACTTTCTGTGATAATGAAGATAAAGCTACCATCAGCGTTAGTCCTTGGTTATTCGGTAATGGTACTTCTTTCACGCAAACACCGATTAGTCCACTTGGACCTAATGATACGCTTGATATCAATGCTTTTGGTTCTAATGGTAGATTTGATGCAACTAATGCTCCGCTTGGCGCTTGGGTTCTTGAAGTGACTTATACCAACTTAAATGGTTGTACTGGTGTTAGTAGTGATACTATCCGTGTACTGGAAACTCCTAGTGCTCCTTCTCCTAATCCTGCCGCTTATTGTGAAGGGGAAGATGTATATCTTTTTGCTACTGCTTCTAATCCTGATAGTCTTTACTGGTATAATGACATCAACCTTTTAGATACTGTCGGTATTGGTAATCCTACTTTCTGGGGGGTAGCTCCTAATCCAAATAGTGGTGATGTCTTCGTTTGGGTTACTGAAAACAATGATAGATGTATCTCTCCGGCTGTTAAATATCAATTGCCTATCAAAGATGCACCTACTGCTGAGTTTGAAATGAACTTTACTGATACTACCGGTACTTCTCAGTTTAATGTTCCGCACTGGCAATCGCCTATCTATGGACATGCTCCGTTCAGTGTAGACTTTAAAGCTCTCAACATTACTTCTACTGATTCTGTGGTTTGGTATCACCATTGGGAGAAACATCCTAACTCTCCTTCTGGATCTGTAAATACTACAAACTCTGATAATGTCACTTTCAGTTACAACTTAGCGAATCTTGATGAAAATGGTATGGCTATCGATTCTGCTTATATCAACCAATTAATCGTAACCAATGAGTTTGGCTGTAAGGATACTGCTCAAGCTTTAATCTGGAGTGTCGCTACTGAAGCTTTCTTCAACATCTTTACGCCTAATGGTGATGGTCAAAACGATGTATTCTATCTTCCTGTTTTTGGTTTAAAAGAATACAAAGTTGAAATCTACAACCGTTGGGGTAAGAAAGTTTATGAATGGACCGATCCTAACCAGGGATGGGCCGGAGAAGATCAACCAGATGGAGTTTACTATTATGTTTTATCCGGAATCAGAAATGATGACTCTGAATATAAAAAGAATGGAACAGTGACCCTTACCGGATCAGGTAAATAACAAAAAAGAACCGTGAAATAGGCTTCTATTTCACGGTTCTTTTCATTTTTAATTTCAAATTAATAAAACTAATTGACTATAGTCAGGCAACTTTTGTTTTCATACGAACGTCACCAGCCTACATAAAACTATAGTTATGAAGTTATTTTACCGTTATTTCGCCATTTTGTCTTTGGTGTTTTTGGGTTTTATCCAAAATACAAATGCATCCCATATTTCTGGGTTAGATTTTAATTATCAATGCATTGGACAAGACTCTTTTCTTGTTACTTTAAATATATTTAGAGATTGTAGTGGTATTCCTGCCCCTAATAATGTAACTATTAACTTTACCAGTACTTGTGGTGGGAATATTAATCAACTCTTCAATAAAATAAATGGACCTAATGGTACAGAAGTATCTCAACTATGTCCTACAAGTATCAACAACTCTACTTGTAATGGGGGTACTCTACCTGGTATGCAGCAACACATCTATCAAGGTATTGTTGTTTTAGCACCACCTTGTAATACCTGGACCATGTCATGGAGTACCTGTAATAGAAATACCACAGTTAACTTAGTTGGAGCACCATGTTCTTATATCAGTGCTACACTAAATAGTGGAGTAGATACTTGTAACAACTCTCCAATGTTTAATGCACAACCAATTCCTTATGTGTGTATCAATCAGGTAGTAAATTATAACTTCGCTGTAACCGAGCCAGATGGAGATTCTATCGTTTATAGTTTTGTAAACCCTCTTTCTGCCGCTAATACTCCAGTGAACTTCGCTGCTGGTTATACTTTTAACCAACCAATTCCAGGGATTACATTAAATTCTACTACCGGTCAATTAACTTTCACCCCTACTATCTTAGGTAACTTCGTTATTGCCGTTCAGGTATGTGAATATGAATATGGAACAGGTATATTAAAGGCGTGTGTCACTCGTGATATCCAATTCGTTGTGATTAGTTGTTCTAATCAGCAACCATTGGCTCCACCAGGTGGTATCTCTAACTTCCAGGGTACTGGTCTTCAAGTAGGTCCTGACTCTGTTGAAGTTTGTGTAGGTAACTGGTTTTCTTTCGATCTTGTTTTTACTGATCCTGATGCTGCTGATACTGTTTCTCTGTTCTCTAACATTGCTACAGTTCTACCTGGTGCTACCGTTACTACTACTCCGGGTAATCCTGCAACTATCAGTGTATCATGGATCGCTCAAGCTGGTTCCGCTCCATTTAATACTTTCACCGTTACCGGGGTTGATGACGCTTGTCCTACTCCTGGTCTTGTAACAGCTTCTTATAATGTCATCGTGGTCCCTTCTACCTATGCTGGTCCTGACCTCACTATTTGTCAGGGTACACAATGGGCTCAAATGGGTGCTGTTGGCGGTACTGTATTCACATGGTCTGTCCTTTCTGGTTCTCCGATCGATACCGTACCTTCTTCACCAGGTTATAACGCAACTTGTCAGACGTGTCAATTCCCGTCTTTCTCTCCAAATGTCACTACTACTTATATCGTTACTTCAAACCTTTCTGGTACTTGTGTAAATGTAGATACTGTTGTAGTGAATGTGGCTCCTAACTTCAACTTAACAATGCCAAATGATACGCTTATTTGTTCGGTTGATGATTATCCACTTCAAATCTCTACGGATCAACCTTCTTTCTCTTACACTTATAAATGGTCGCCTTCCAGTTCTCTGGATTATGATACTGTAATGGTTCCTTTGGCGAACCCTTCTGATCCTACTAACTACACTGTGACTGTAACTTCTGCGGGTGGATGTAAAAAGACTGGTTCTGTATTTATCGATCTTTCTCCTCCTTTCCCAAACAACATGCAAGTCACTGGGGATACCGTTCTTTGCGTAGGACAAACTACACAGTTGGGTATTGATTATGGGCCTATTCCAGCCGGAAACTGTGGTCCTACAACACAAGGTTGTTTAGGGGTTGTACAAAATGGTGATATTGGTACGGGTACTGCAACTAATACTGGTAATACATTCCCTTCTATCTATGGAGGCTCTCGTTGGGGGGCTAAACACCAAATCATTTACCAACCTGCTGATCTAATCAGCATGGGACTTGCTGCTGGAGGTATGTTAAACTCTATCGCTTTCTTTGTTAACACTGTGGGTACTCCTACTGTATATGACAACTTCGAAATCAAAATGGGTTGTACTTCTGAAATGGACCTTTCTAATGGTTGGATTTCTCCTGGTAACATGACTGTTGTGGTTCCGGCCAACTTGTACACTGTTGTGGCGGGTTGGAATGTTCACAACTTCAATACTGCTTATAAATGGGATGGTACTTCCAGTCTCGTTTTTGAAATCTGTTTCAACAACGTTGGTAATGCAGCTAATGGAAATAGCATCATGCCTTATACTCCTACGGGGTATCAATCTGTGATTTACCAATCTGCAAATAACCAATCTGTTTGCCAGACTTATAGTTCTGTGGGAACATTTGGCGGAGCAACTTTAACCAATCAACGTCCTAATACCAGATTTAACTTCTGTGCTGGGGTTGATCCTGCTGCTTTGACATATTCATGGTCTCCTGCTGCTGGTTTAAGCAGTACTAATATCCCGGATCCTATCGCTGGGCCGCCAAATTCAATAACATACCAGGTGGTGGTTTCAGACACTTTCGGTGGGTGTGCGGATACGCTGACTCACCATATCAATATGGTAACTCAATTTGATGCAGGGTTTACTTTCAATGATCCTTATTGTGTGAGTGCTGATCCTGATTCTGCTACCGTAAACGTTGGTGGTGGATACTTCACAGGTACCGGTGTAGACTCCAGTGGACTCTTCGATCCTGCTCTTGCTGGTGTGGGTGTATTCCCTATCACTTATCATTTAACTACTCCGGCTCTTTGTGCCAATGATTCTACAATCAATGTTCAGGTTATCCCACTTCCGGATGCTTCCATTACTTATAATGAAGTGTGTGTCGGAGGGGCTCCTATCACTCTGACTGCCGCTACTGCTGGTGGGGTATGGTCTGGGGCGGCTATTACAGATACTACTAATGGTGTCTTCGATCCTGTTGGACTTTCTGCCGGTACTTATAATGTCGCTTATACTTTATATACTCCATGTCTAAGTTCTGACACTATGGGTATCAAAGTTATCGAACCTTATAACTTCACATTTAATCAGTTACAAGTTAACGTTTGTCAGGATGATACTGTACACGTAACTAATAACTATACACTTTCTAACAATCCTCTGCAAGGTGCTGGGCCGGTGAAAGCCATCTGGAGTGATCCTACTGGTCGTATCGACTCTAATGGTGTTTTCGATGCCGATGGTGCTACTCCGGGTGATTATATCGTTACACTTTCTGTTACCGGTCTTGATGGTACTTGTGGTACTTCGAAAACCATGACCATTAAAGTCCTACAAAAAGATTATCCACAGTTCCCGAACGGACTTACTTTCTGTGATAATGAAGATAAAGCTACCATCAGCGTTAGTCCTTGGTTATTCGGTAATGGTACTTCTTTCACGCAAACACCGATTAGTCCACTTGGACCTAATGATACGCTTGATATCAACGCTTTTGGTTCTAATGGTAGATTTGATGCAACTAATGCTCCGCTTGGTGCTTGGGTTCTTGAAGTGACTTATACCAACTTAAATGGTTGTACTGGTGTTAGTAGTGATACTATCCGTGTACTGGAAACTCCTAGTGCTCCTTCTCCTAATCCTGCCGCTTATTGTGAAGGCGAAGATGTCTATCTTTTTGCTACTGCTTCTAATCCTGATAGTCTTTACTGGTATAATGACATCAATCTTTTAGATACTGTCGGTATTGGTAATCCTACTTTCTGGGGGGTAGCTCCTAATCCAAATAGTGGTGATGTCTTCGTTTGGGTTACTGAAAACAATGATAGATGTATCTCTCCGGCTGTTAAATATCAATTGCCTATCAAAGATGCACCTACTGCTGAATTTGAAATGAACTTTACGGATACTACCGGTACTTCACAGTTTAATGTTCCACACTGGCAATCGCCTATCTATGGACATGCTCCGTTCAGTGTAGACTTTAAAGCTCTCAACATTACTTCTACTGATTCTGTGGTTTGGTATCACCATTGGGAGAAACATCCTAACTCTCCTTCTGGATCTGTAAATACTACAAACTCTGATAATGTCACTTTCAGTTACAACTTAGCGAATCTTGATGAAAATGGTATGGCTATCGATTCTGCTTATATCAACCAATTAATCGTAACCAATGAGTTTGGCTGTAAGGATACTGCTCAAGCTTTAATCTGGAGTGTCGCTACTGAAGCTTTCTTCAACATCTTTACGCCTAATGGTGATGGTCAAAACGATGTATTCTATCTTCCTGTTTTTGGTTTAAAAGAATACAAAGTTGAAATCTACAACCGTTGGGGTAAGAAAGTTTATGAATGGACCGATCCTAACCAGGGATGGGCCGGAGAAGATCAACCAGATGGAGTTTACTATTATGTTTTATCTGGAATCAGAAATGATGACTCTGAATATAAAAAACAAGGTACTGTGACTCTTACAGGGTCTGGTAGATAAAAAACTACCCTACTTTACATAACTCGAAAATGGAGAAAGGGCTCAATAATTTGAGCCCTTTTTTTGTGGAAAAAAAATAGGTTTTTTTTCTATATTCTTTTGTTTACATTCGCTGCGTACATTATTTTAAATGTATTTAACATTCAGAATATTAATATATCGCCTTCGTATAAAACTATAATTATGAAGTTATTTTACCGTTATTTCGCCATTTTGTCTTTGGTGTTTTTGGGGTTTATCCAAAATACAAACGCCACTCACATTTCTGGTCTAGACTTTAGTTATCAATGTGTTGGACAGGACTCATTTCTGGTTTCACTCAATCTTTTTAGAGATTGTAGTGGGGTCTCTGCACCTAATAATGTAACTGTTAATTTTACCAGTACTTGTGGTGGTTCTGTAACTGCAACATTCAATAAAATAAATGGACCTAATGGTACAGAAGTATCTCAACTATGTCCTACAAGTATCAACAACTCTACTTGTAATGGAGGTACTCTACCTGGTATGCAGCAACACATCTACCAAGGTATTGTTGTTTTAGCACCACCTTGTAATACCTGGACCATGTCATGGAGTACTTGTTGTAGAAATACCACAGTTAACTTAGTTGGACAACCAGGTTCTTACATCCAGGCGACTTTGAATAGTGGTGTGGATACATGTAACAGTTCTCCTGTTTTCAATGCACAACCAATTCCTTATGTGTGTATCAATCAGGTAGTAAATTATAACTTCGCTGTAACCGAGCCAGATGGAGATTCTATCGTTTATAGTTTTGTAAACCCTCTTTCTGCAGCTAATACCCCAGTGAACTTTAATGCTGGTTATACTTTTAACCAACCAATTCCAGGGATTACATTAAATTCTACTACCGGTCAATTAACTTTCACTCCTACTATCTTAGGTAACTTCGTTATTGCCGTTCAAGCTTGTGAATATGAATATGGGACTGGGGTTCTAAAAGGTTGTGTAACACGTGATATCCAATTCGTTGTGATTAGCTGTGCCAACCAACAGCCATTGGCTCCACCAGGTGGTATCTCTAACTTCCAGGGTACTGGTCTTCAAGTAGGTCCTGACTCTGTTGAAGTTTGTGTAGGTAACTGGTTCTCTTTCGATCTTGTGTTTACTGATCCTGATGCTGCTGATACTGTTTCTCTGTTCTCTAACATTGCTACAGTTCTACCTGGTGCTACCGTTACTACTACTCCGGGTAATCCTGCAACTATCAGTGTATCATGGATCGCTCAAGCTGGTTCCGCTCCATTTAACTCTTTCACCGTTACCGGAGTCGATGACGCTTGTCCTACTCCTGGTCTTGTAACAGCTTCTTATAATGTCATCGTGGTCCCTTCTACCTATGCTGGTCCTGACCTCACTATTTGTCAGGGTACACAATGGGCTCAAATGGGTGCTGTTGGCGGTACTGTATTCACATGGTCTGTCCTTTCTGGTTCTCCGATCGATACCGTACCTTCTTCACCAGGTTATAACGCAACTTGTCAGACGTGTCAATTCCCGTCTTTCTCTCCAAATGTCACTACTACTTATATCGTTACTTCAAACCTTTCTGGTACTTGTGTAAATGTAGATACTGTTGTAGTGAATGTGGCTCCTAACTTCAACTTAACAATGCCAAATGATACGCTTATCTGTTCTGTTGATGATTATCCGCTTCAAATCTCTACGGATCAACCTTCTTTCTCTTACACTTATAAATGGTCGCCTTCCAGTTCTCTGGATTATGATACTGTAATGGTTCCTTTGGCGAACCCTTCTGATCCTACTAACTACACTGTGACTGTAACTTCTGCGGGTGGATGTAAAAAGACTGGTTCTGTATTTATCGATCTTTCACCTCCTTTCCCTGTGGATATGCAAGTTACTGGGGATACCGTTCTTTGCGTAGGACAAACTACACAGTTGGGTATTGATTACGGAACAATCCCAGCTAGTAATTGTGGACCTACAACACAAGGTTGTTTAGGTGTTGTACAAAATGGTGATATTGGTACGGGTACTGCAACTAATACAGGTAACACCTTCCCTTCTATCTATGGGGGATCTCGTTGGGGTGCTAAACACCAAATCATTTATCAACCTGCTGATCTAATCAGCATGGGACTTGCTGCTGGAGGTATGTTAAACTCTATCGCTTTCTTTGTTAACACTGTAGGTACTCCTACTGTATATGACAACTTCGAAATCAAAATGGGTTGTACTTCTGAAATGGACCTTTCTAATGGTTGGGTTTCTCCTGGTAACATGACTGTTGTGGTTCCGGCCAACTTGTACACTGCTGTGGCGGGTTGGAATGTTCACAACTTCAATACTGCTTATAAATGGGATGGTACTTCCAGTCTCGTTTTTGAAATCTGTTTCAACAACGTTGGTAATGCAGCTAATGGGAATAGCATCATGCCTTATACTCCTACGGGGTATCAATCTGTGATTTACCAATCTGCAAACAATCAATCTGTTTGTCAAACTTATAGTCAAATTGGTTTTGGTGGAGCAACTTTAACCAATCAACGTCCAAATACCAGATTTAACTTCTGTGCTGGGGTTGATCCTGCTGCTCTAAACTACTCCTGGTCTCCTGCAACTGGTTTAAGTAGTACTAATATTCCGGATCCTATCGCTGGGCCTCCTGCTTCTACTACTTATCAAGTAATTATCTCTGATACTTTCGGTGGGTGTGCGGATACTTTAACACACCATATCAATATGGTAACTCAATTTGATGCAGGGTTTACTTTCAATGATCCTTATTGTGTGAGTGCTGATCCTGATTCTGCTACCGTAAACGTTGGTGGTGGATACTTCACTGGTACCGGTGTAGACTCTAGTGGACTCTTCGATCCTGCTCTTGCTGGTGTGGGTGTATTCCCTATCACTTATCATTTAACTACTCCGGCTCTTTGTGCCAATGATTCTACGATCAATGTTCAGGTTATCCCACTTCCGGATGCTTCCATTACTTATAATGAAGTGTGTGTCGGAGGGGCTCCTATCACTCTGACTGCCGCTACTGCTGGTGGTGTATGGTCTGGGGCGGCTATCACAGATACCGTAAATGGTGTCTTCGATCCTGTTGGACTTTCTGCCGGTACTTATAATGTCGCTTATACTTTATACACTCCATGTCTAAGTTCTGACACTATGGGTATCAAAGTTATCGAACCTTATAACTTCACATTTAATCAGTTACAAGTTAACGTTTGTCAGGATGATACTGTACACGTAACTAATAACTATACACTTTCTAACAATCCTCTGCAAGGTGCTGGGCCGGTGAAAGCCATCTGGAGTGATCCTACTGGTCGTATCGACTCTAATGGTGTTTTCGATGCCGATGGTGCTACTCCGGGTGATTATATCGTTACACTTTCTGTTACCGGTCTTGATGGTACTTGTGGTACTTCGAAAACCATGACCATTAAAGTCCTAC
This genomic interval from bacterium SCSIO 12643 contains the following:
- a CDS encoding gliding motility-associated C-terminal domain-containing protein, whose product is MKLFYRYFAILSLVFLGFIQNTNASHISGLDFNYQCIGQDSFLVTLNIFRDCSGIPAPNNVTINFTSTCGGNINQLFNKINGPNGTEVSQLCPTSINNSTCNGGTLPGMQQHIYQGIVVLAPPCNTWTMSWSTCNRNTTVNLVGAPCSYISATLNSGVDTCNNSPMFNAQPIPYVCINQVVNYNFAVTEPDGDSIVYSFVNPLSAANTPVNFAAGYTFNQPIPGITLNSTTGQLTFTPTILGNFVIAVQVCEYEYGTGILKACVTRDIQFVVISCSNQQPLAPPGGISNFQGTGLQVGPDSVEVCVGNWFSFDLVFTDPDAADTVSLFSNIATVLPGATVTTTPGNPATISVSWIAQAGSAPFNTFTVTGVDDACPTPGLVTASYNVIVVPSTYAGPDLTICQGTQWAQMGAVGGTVFTWSVLSGSPIDTVPSSPGYNATCQTCQFPSFSPNVTTTYIVTSNLSGTCVNVDTVVVNVAPNFNLTMPNDTLICSVDDYPLQISTDQPSFSYTYKWSPSSSLDYDTVMVPLANPSDPTNYTVTVTSAGGCKKTGSVFIDLSPPFPNNMQVTGDTVLCVGQTTQLGIDYGPIPAGNCGPTTQGCLGVVQNGDIGTGTATNTGNTFPSIYGGSRWGAKHQIIYQPADLISMGLAAGGMLNSIAFFVNTVGTPTVYDNFEIKMGCTSEMDLSNGWISPGNMTVVVPANLYTVVAGWNVHNFNTAYKWDGTSSLVFEICFNNVGNAANGNSIMPYTPTGYQSVIYQSANNQSVCQTYSSVGTFGGATLTNQRPNTRFNFCAGVDPAALTYSWSPAAGLSSTNIPDPIAGPPNSITYQVVVSDTFGGCADTLTHHINMVTQFDAGFTFNDPYCVSADPDSATVNVGGGYFTGTGVDSSGLFDPALAGVGVFPITYHLTTPALCANDSTINVQVIPLPDASITYNEVCVGGAPITLTAATAGGVWSGAAITDTTNGVFDPVGLSAGTYNVAYTLYTPCLSSDTMGIKVIEPYNFTFNQLQVNVCQDDTVHVTNNYTLSNNPLQGAGPVKAIWSDPTGRIDSNGVFDADGATPGDYIVTLSVTGLDGTCGTSKTMTIKVLQKDYPQFPNGLTFCDNEDKATISVSPWLFGNGTSFTQTPISPLGPNDTLDINAFGSNGRFDATNAPLGAWVLEVTYTNLNGCTGVSSDTIRVLETPSAPSPNPAAYCEGEDVYLFATASNPDSLYWYNDINLLDTVGIGNPTFWGVAPNPNSGDVFVWVTENNDRCISPAVKYQLPIKDAPTAEFEMNFTDTTGTSQFNVPHWQSPIYGHAPFSVDFKALNITSTDSVVWYHHWEKHPNSPSGSVNTTNSDNVTFSYNLANLDENGMAIDSAYINQLIVTNEFGCKDTAQALIWSVATEAFFNIFTPNGDGQNDVFYLPVFGLKEYKVEIYNRWGKKVYEWTDPNQGWAGEDQPDGVYYYVLSGIRNDDSEYKKQGTVTLTGSGR
- a CDS encoding gliding motility-associated C-terminal domain-containing protein; the encoded protein is MKNLSRYLVFLSLVMFSFIENANATHVSGLDFSYQCIGQDSFLVTLNMFRDCSGIPAPPTVNINFTSTCGGNLNQVFNKINGPNGTEVSQLCPSAINNSTCNGDTLPGMQQHIYQGIVVLSPPCNTWTMSYQVCDRNSTVNLVGQPCSYISATLNSGVDTCNNSPLFNAQPIPYVCINQVVNYNFAVTEPDGDSLVYSFVNPLQGAGNPVTFNNPYTFNQPITGITLNSSTGQLTFTPTIQGNFVIAVQVCEYEYGTGILKGCVTRDIQFVVIPCSNQQPLAPPNGISNFQGTGLLIGPDSVEVCVGNTFTFDLVFTDPDTGDTVTLFSNISTVLPGATVTTTPGNPATMTVSWIAQPGTPPFNSFTVTGIDDACQTPGIVTESYNVIVTPSTYAGPDVTICQGTQWAQMGVVGGTSFTWTVLSGSPIDTVPTSSGYNATCQNCQFPSFSPNVTTTYIVTSNLSSTCSNIDTVVVNVAPNFNLTMPNDTLICSVDDYPLQISTDQPSFSYTYKWSPSSSLDYDTVMVPLANPSDPTNYTVTVTSAGGCKKTGSVFIDLSPPFPDNMQVTGDTVLCVGQTTQLGIDYGPIPAGNCGPTTQGCLGVVQNGDIGTGTTTNTGNTFPSIYGGSRWGAKHQIIYQPADLISMGLAAGGMLNSIAFFVNTVGTPTVYDNFEIKMGCTSEMDLSNGWISPGNMTVVVPANLYTAVAGWNVHNFNTAYKWDGTSSLVFEICFNNVGNAANGNSIMPYTPTGYQSVIYQFANNQSVCQTYSPVGTFGGATLTNQRPNTRFNFCAGVDPAALTYSWSPAAGLSSTNIPDPIAGPPNSITYQVVVSDTFGGCSDTLTHFIDMVTQFDAGFTFNDPYCVSADPDSATVNVGGGYFTGTGVDSSGLFDPALAGVGVFPITYHLTTPALCANDSTINVQVIPLPDASITYNEVCVGGTPITLTAATAGGVWSGAAITDTTNGVFDPVGLSAGTYNVAYTLYTPCLSSDTMGIKVIEPYNFTFNQNQVNVCQDDTIHVTNNYTLSNNPLQGAGPVKAIWSDPTGRIDSNGVFDADGATPGDYIVTLSVTGLDGTCGTSKTMTIKVLQKDYPQFPNGLTFCDNEDKATISVSPWLFGNGTSFTQTPISPLGPNDTLDINAFGSNGRFDATNAPLGAWVLEVTYTNLNGCTGVSSDTIRVLETPSAPSPNPAAYCEGEDVYLFATASNPDSLYWYNDINLLDTVGIGNPTFWGVAPNPNSGDVFVWVTENNDRCISPAVKYQLPIKDAPTAEFEMNFTDTTGTSQFNVPHWQSPIYGHAPFSVDFKALNITSTDSVVWYHHWEKHPNSPSGSVNTTNSDNVTFSYNLANLDENGMAIDSAYINQLIVTNEFGCKDTAQALIWSVATEAFFNIFTPNGDGQNDVFYLPVFGLKEYKVEIYNRWGKKVYEWTDPNQGWAGEDQPDGVYYYVLSGIRNDDSEYKKNGTVTLTGSGK